TAGAAAGGATAACAGGAGGTCAAATGtaaagaaataattttaaaacaaGTCTAAGTTCAATTTTGTGGATCAGGCATAAGAGAAATCAAATATGCTTTGGAGTTGCATAGAAGCCAATTGAAACAACAAGTGTCATACATATCAACATGACACAAATTTATAACTCACTGCTGAGCTTAGTATGTTCCATTATTGTTTTAAACTATAGCTTACAAgtaattaatcataaacaatcACTATTCTTTTTTCTTGTCACCAATCAAACTTGATACTTTTTAGTTTTGATACAATTTGGTGTCAtgtttatttcaaaatttcaaagattTAAAGCTCTGTCATAGTGAGATAAAACAAATGATGTCATCCTATCTTGGttgcaaaaataaaaaaccttcAAATGTAAGTAAAATATATACTTTGATCAGTCACTCTTTGGCTTCCACGAACAGCTTGTACCGCGTCCTTCAAGGCCTTCTCGCTAAGCTGAAGATTCTTAAATAATTGTTGCCCAAACCTCTTATCTGAATGAAAAGCCAGCAAAAGGTGCTCCACAGACACAAACTCATCACCCATTTCTTTCTTGTGCTTTCGCGAATTGTCCAAGAGTGAGCTAACATGTGAACCCATGAAAGGACCAGTAGTATCACCAGTAACCTGCCAAACAAAACAGCAAAGTAAGAATCACCTATAGAGATCAAATCAAATGAAATCCACCACCAAGAAACACACCTTAGGTTGTTGAGCTATGAAATCCTCAGTAGCCTGAAGAACAGAAGTGTTGTCCAATCCAGCCTTAGTGAAAATCCTTCTGGCCAAACCATCTTTTTGCTCCAAGAGTGCTTTCATCAAATGCTCAGATTCCACAATTTGTTGTTTGCTAACTCGTGCAGCATCAACAGCACCCACAATGCCTTCCCATGCCATCTCTGTGAACTCTGTCGGTGTTACCTACAGATTCGACGAAACAGAAACCCTATCAGAATTGAATTGATgaagaaattgaaggaaatggGAGTGTGAAGGGATTGGAGTACCTGCTGAGAGGTTCCGGCGGAGCGGAGGGAGGGAGTGGAGGCGTGGAAGGAGCGAGAGAGGGTGAAAGAGTGGGAGAGGAAGTTGGCGGAGGAGACATTGGTTGGTGGTGACCGTGAGAGAGGGTTTGTGGTGTGAGGGGGGAGGAGTGCGGCGGAGCGAGAGAGGGAGGAGAGAGGGGTTCGCCGTGGGTTGGTTCTGGAAACGGTTGCGGCGGTGAGAATGGATTTGGTTAGCGACGGTGTTCTTCTGGTCGCCATTGATGACGGAGCTAGAGCGTGGATTGTTTTTGGTTGCGTACACTCACTCGGTTACAAGACAGTGGAGTTTGGGTTTTAGAAACGAATTCTCTGGAAGCTTGGGGAAgggggaaagaaaaagaaaaaaggaaaatatatgATGTGTACAATAGAGGCTTAAGTAAAATTAAGATGGtgggttagagagagaaagtctGCCTTCTCTCTAGAGTCAAACCCTATCTGATTCTCCCCTTGACCCTGTCGAACAACCGCCTTGTTTCCTCCATGGCGCCGTCAAGCACCATCGGAGGGGAGTACCGCCAGCCACCAAGTGACGAAGAGGAACAGACTGACCGCACCAAGAAGAAAGTGAGAACCACCTCTGACGAAGATTCTGAGAAATTTCAGGATACTATGATGCAAGCTGATGACGAGGGAAACCCCAACCTGGGTGAAATACAAGAACCAAAAAAGCTTTCGTACAAGGACAAGGTGATGGCAGGGGAATTTGCCTCATCTCCTTTCACAGACCAGGAAATTGTGGACCTGGTAAGGGAAGAACTGATGGTGGGGGGACTGGATTTTGAGGAGGCCCAGAAGGAAAGAGGACCTTTCAACCCGAACCCAGTGGTTCCGATCTCCCTAGAGGAATATGAGCAGTGGTGCCGCCCTTGGAAATTCACACTGGTAGTGAAGTTGTTGGGAAAACGAATTGGCTTCAAATGGATGAATCAACGCCTCCACCGTCTTTGGGCTAAGGAAGGTGATGTGAAGGTGATAGACCTGGCTGATGACTACTTCCTGGTGCGCTTTGCATCTGAAAATGATTACAAACTTGCTCTGTTTGAAGGACCATGGATGGTAGCTGATCACTACTTGCTAGTCCAAAGATGGCGGCCCATGTTCAAAGCTGAGGACGATGCTGCTAGGAAGATTGCTGTCTGGATAAGGTTACCAAAACTCCCTGTGGAACTGTACAACAACACTTTCTTGTGGCGGCTAGGCTCGATGATTGGTACAATGCTTAAGATTGACCACCACACCACGGTCCACTCCCGTGGTAAATTTGCCCGTATCTGTGTAGAGATTGACCTCAGTTGTGAATTAACCCCAAACTTCACAGCCCTAGGGGAGGAGCACCGCCTAGAGTACGAGGGTTTGCACTCTATTTGCTTTAACTGTGGTAAGTATGGCCACAAGAGTGAGTGCTGCCCTGAAATCCTGATTAATAGTAAAGTCCCTGTTGGCAACTCTCCAGTTTTCTCTACTGGACCTGGCCTTGACCCGATGCAAGAAGAACAACCTAGCAGAACCCCCTTACCCAAACCCCAACCAGAAGTAGACAAGGAGAACCCCAAAGGCTTTGGCCCTTGGATGATGGCAAAAAAGAGTCAAAAGAGGAAGCCCCTACGACCTCTCAACCAGCAAAACTCCCAACAAGGGAATGGCTCTCGCTTTCAGGTCCTGGAAGAGGAATTGAGTACCAAAGACAACAGTGATGACCTCCATAGTAAGGTGGACCAAGGAAACCTACCAAAAAACAACAGCAAGCCTAACCATGGCAACCAGAAAATCTCTCAGAAAACAAACAACAGACATAATCACCCAAATGCCATAGGGTCAGGAGCTAACCGAAAGACACCCCCAATGGTGGAGAAAATACATAGGAAAGAAACTGGAAAAGCCCAAATGACGCCAACAGCAAAAACACCTTCCCAACAGGAGGAGAAACCAGATCACATATTGACCCAACAAGAGAATGACTTACTAGAAACAGTAAGGAAGCACCAACTTGCCCTGTGGGAAGAATTCAAGGCCAGAAAAGCTAATGATGAGGAGTTCCAAGGCAGCCTACACACCCCCTCTAAAGAGGAACTAAAGTTCGTTCAAGCCTTACTCCTCAAGAAAGGTGTTGGGGACCCCAATGCCAATCTGCAGATCAGTCACAATATGGACATGGACCATGAGGACAATGGATCTTCAGGTGCTGAGATAGTGGAGGAGGATTCTCCTCAAAGCTTTTAGCTTCTGTGAGCTGCAGGCTCTACTACCCAACCTATTGTTTCAAATGAATTACATGATTTGGAATTGTAGGGGAGCTGGGAAGAGAAATTTTTCATCTATGATCAAAGACTGTACAAGAATTTACAACTTGAGTTTTGTTGCTATCTTGGAACCAAGAATAAGTGGTACTAGAGCTGATAAAGTGCTTGCTAATTCAGGATTTGACAGTTTTGCTAGATCTGAGTCAGTAGGCTTCTCTGGAGGGATTTGGTGCTGTTGGAAGCAATCCCACTATACTATCCAGGTAATTGAAATAAAACATCAGTGCATTCACCTCCATGTAAACCCCAACGAAAATGGAGGATGGTACTTGTCTGTTGTGTATGCGAGCCCTCAAGAGAGGAAAAGACTTGAATTATGGGAAGAGCTTACTTCCTTTAAAGAACAAGTAATGGGACCTTGGTGTGTGGTGGTGGACTTTAGTACAGTCCTTTATGAAGCTGAGAAAGTAGGTGGTGCACCTGTAAACAGACCAGCCATCAATAAATTCCAAGAGTGCTTGAATTTGTGCCTTTTAGATGACCTGGGAGCCAAAGGTACCCCTTTCACTTGGCAAAGAGGGAACCTACTTGAGAGACTGGACAGAGCTGTAGCAAATGATCAATTGAGGGGAGCCTTTCCTGTAGCCTCTATTACTAATCTACCTCTTCCTTTTTCAGATCATTGTGCAGTGTGGATCAGATTAAATGTTGAAGACAGAAGGCCCAAACCTTTCAAGTTCATTGCCGCATGGCTCAATCATCCAGAGTTCCAAGCACAGGTTGAAAGGCACTGGAGTACCACAGGGACTTGGCTTGATAACATTGAACGATGTACCACAAGTCTGCAGGAATGGAACAAAATCATCTTTGGAGATATCTTCAGAACCAAGAGGAAATTACTGTCCAGATTAGATGGCATTCAGACAAAACTCTGCCATAGTATCAATCCTTATCTCCTAAAACTAAGGAAGAGGCTCTGGCTTGAATATGAAACCGTCCTACACCAAGAAGAGCTATACTGGGCCCAACAAGCTAAAGTCAACTGGCTAAGGCTCGGAGATAAGAACACCAAATTTTATCACCAAAGCACGATTTGTAGACAACAGAGGAACAAAGTAGAAGCCTTGAGGAATGAAGCAGGTGATTGGATTTATAACCCGCAGGACCTTCAAAAAATGATGGTAGATTATTACAAAGTGCTCTACACCCCAGACAACTTCCCTACTACATCGCTGCCAGTGCCAGATTCTTTCCCGAAACTTAGGGACATTGATAGTATGGAGATGATCCAAGAAATTACGCAGGAGGAAGTTAGAGGAGCGTTGTTCAGTATTGGTAATCTTAAATCCCCTGGACCAGATGGTTTCCACGCTGTCTTTTTCAAAAAGAACTGGGAGCATATTAAAGAGTCTCTTACAGACTTTGTAAAGAAAGTGTTTGCAAGACCTGAAAAGATCTTGGAGGTTAATCAGACCATCATTGCCCTGATCCCTAAAGTTGCAACTCCTGATCGGGTTTCTCAATTTAGGCCTATATCACTCTGTAATACTAGCTATAAAGTGGTGACAAAAATTCTAGCCTCCAGAATCAGCAAAGTCCTCCCTAGTCTCATTTCTCCGAACCAGGCCAGCTTTGTCAAAGGAAGAAGCACCATGGATAATGTCCTCACTTTCCAAGAAGTTACCCATTCCCTGAGATCCTTGAGGGGGAAACAAGGGTACATGGCTATTAAACTTGACCTAGAGAAGGCCTACGACAGATTGGAATGGCCTTTTATAGGAGAAACTCTGAGGTTTTTTGGCTTTGATGAGAAATTTACCAATCTCATCCACCAGTGCATCTCCTCTTCCTCTATGGCTCTTGCTTGGAGAGGACAGTATACAGAATCTTTCAACCCTCACAGAGGCATAAGGCAAGGGGATCCCATCTCCCCTTACCTCTTTGTCTTGTGTATTGAGAGATTGGCTCTCATGATACAAGAGGCTTGTGCAAATGGGTCTTGGAAACCTTTCAAGGTAAGCAGATCAGGTCCATCTATTTCCCACCTTCTGTTCGCAGATGATGTCATTCTTTTGGCTGAAGCTTCATTGGACCAAGCAACACTTATACATGATACCCTCAAGATATTTTGTGAGGCCTCGGGCCAAAAAGTAAGTCTTGCTAAATCCAGGGTCTTCTTCTCTAAGAATACTGAGAAGAATCTTGGTGACCAAATTTCCAGTAGCTTGGGAATCCAGCAAACTCTCAATTTGGGCATGTACCTTGGTGTTCCTCTCTTGCATTCCAGGATGACCAAGGATAACTTCAATTTCTTGACTGATAAAGTTAGAAGAAAGCTGTCAAGATGGAAGGCGAATTCCCTCTCCTTTGCTGGAAGGGTATCCCTCACACAGTCCTGTCTGCTTAGCCTCCCCTCATATGTCATGCAAACTACACCCATCCCTTTAGGGGTGTGTAATGAAATTGAGAAACTTTGCAGAAATTTCATATGGGGCTCAACAGTGGAGAAAAGGAAGTGTCACCTCATCAGCTGGGAAACAATTTGCTCCCCAAAGGATTGTGGTGGTTTGGGCTTCAGAGATCTTCATTCGATAAACAAAGCTTATATGACAAAGCTAGCTTGGATTGTGAAGAAAGATGGTAACTGCCTATGGGCAAAGGTCTTTAAAGCGAAGTACAAATTCAACCCTGCAATAGGAGTGCTTCCCCATGCCACGAACTCTAGCTCTCCTACTTGGAAAGGTATTTGCCAAGCTTGGCATCTCTCAGATTTGGGATCCCACTGGTCTCTTGGCAATGGAAAAACTACCCTGTTTTGGAAGGATAACTGgatccctttctttggaaaccTGTTGCATTTGGTGCCCGAAACAGCTCCAAATTGGTTCAAGTCTACCCCTGTCAGTTATTTTGTAGAAAATGGGGAATGGAAGAAAGAAGCTCTGAGTCAGGCCTTGCCTCCAGACATCTATAACAAAATCATAGAGATCACCCCACCTAGGGAGGAAAAAGGAGAAGATAGCCTTTCTTGGGGACTCACCTCAGATGGTTATTTTAGCATCAGTTCTGTGCATTCCCTTATTCAGTATGGGAATACCCAATCCCACAATCGAACTTTTGATGTGATTTGGAAGTATAAAGGCCCTCCCAAGGTCCAAACCTTCCTTTGGAAAGTAGCCCATGTTCGACTCCTGACAAATGAGgaaaggaggaagaggaacATGACTTCTAATGCGCTTTGCCCTCGCTGCCAGGATACCGAGGAATCAATAATGCATGCGTTGAGGGACTGCCCCCATATCAAACAAATCTGGAATGCTTTCCTTCCTAACCGAGAATGGAGCAGATTTTTTAGCCAAGGTATCTCTAATTGGTTAGATTTCAACTTGCGTCGGAACTTTGTGCAATGTGGTGGCCTTTCTTGGCCCTTGCTGTTTGGAATTGTTGCTTGGCAGATTTGGAAAGATAGGTGTGACCTGGTCTTTAACAACCATATCACTGTGCCAAGCAACTTGATCATTATAGCCACCAGTTTTGCAGCGGAAGTCACCCGATCCCTCTCTAAACCTCTGGAAGTGAACCAGCTCCACTGCAGGGAAATTCAGATTGGGTGGACCAAACCAGAACATGGAACTTGGAAGCTGAATACTGATGGATCAGTTCACCCCAATCATGGCAAGGCAGCGTGTGGAGGTCTCATTAGGGATTGGAATGGAACTGTTCTACAAGGCTTTAGTACCACCTTAGCCTTCTGTAACCCTCTTCGTGCGGAGCTCACTGGAATTCTTAAAGGATTGCAGATGGCCTACGCCCTCAATGTTATTCGCCTCCTGGTGGAAACAGATTCTAGTGATGCCTTCAAACTCATCACTCAAAGCTGCTCCATGGACCACCCTTGTAGAGACCTTGTTAGGGAGATTGTTCATCTTGCTGATAGGAATTGGGAAGTCTGGTTTAGAGATACTTACAGAGAAGCAAACAAGAGTGCCAACTTTCTAGCCTCTTATGGTCATAAGGTTCAAGACCTTACCTTCAATGGGGACAACATACCTACTGGTCTCCTTGCTTTTGTTACTAATGATGTAATGGGAGTTTTAACTCCTAGACTAGTGTAGTTTCTTGTGTTTGTTCTGGGCTTTGCCCtccaaattatcaaaaaaaaaaattgaataggGTGAAAATGGGTTATAACATATAAGAATTCCATTGATTTTATTTGGGTAAATATTAGGGTCGTTTTTTTTTACTATCAATGGTCTCTTGCTTTCAACTGTTGGATGGAggttagatttcccacccccatTTTCGAattttcaagttccgaattatttcggaatcttatattccgaaattaattcgtgatttgCAGTGCAAaatacaatgtaacaccccacttttgagtgaaaaaatacTTCGGAAACTtaatttccgaaatatttcggaaattaAGTTTTCGAAAAGTGTTTTAAGTGGGatgacatttctaatgagtgGGGTGCTAAATCCAATGATCTTGTTGGATGAAGAAATTTAGCCTTGGAGAAATTCTTCAAAAAAGGACTAGAACCTGAACGCAAGCTCTCACTCTTAAAAACATGTAATATATGAAGTACGAGGACTCTCCTTCTAACCTAAACGTAGcatcttaattaaaaaataaaaggattttGTCGCTTAACACGATCCTTCTTAATAAGGAGCGCGGTCGTGCTCTATGAAATATTAACGGTTTTATGCACATGTACATGGCATGCTCTATAAAACATTCACGACTGTGTATTTTTTCagcttttcttaattttttggctaaaaagcacttttggcccctgatgtttcaagtttgtgcaaattctgcccctactctatttttgtcgacgtttctacccctcatgttttcaaatagtgcagcgtctacccctcatgttttcaaacagtgcaccgtctacccctcacctcatgttttcaaacagtgcaccgtctacccctccgtcggtgcactgtttgaaaacatgaggggtagaaacatttacaaaaatagataggggcagaatttgcacaaacttgaaacatcaggggccaaaaatgctttttagcctaattTTTTTCCATGTTTTCCTTCACTTTTCACTCCATCATCTTGTCACCTATCTATTGCACATTAAACATGAAAAAACATGAGTTATACCAAGATAATGCAACAACCAGAGCACAATTTATAGTGAAAAAAACATAGGGAAAGTAGTGCAGCCATGGTTTTATAAAAAAGAGTAAAGTACATTCACCATCCtcaggtttgttagaattacactttACCCTCatttttatctaaaatctacaccccaccccattttatataggggtaaatttagtgacgaaaaatattcttcattaataattagttattatttaaattgttaatcaataattttaaaaaatattttcaatataatccaataaatttaaaaatgaaaacatcacagtcctcctcattctctcaatcgcgttcttcctccgtaaattcacaatgcaaattctgcaatagcacacatgaccggtttacaaaccatatctcgaacatagtgaaacatgcttgtgttttcatatttggtaataattcaattttaatcaaaataatctctttatacctccaattttcaaaattggattgtagacccaaaaagcaacaaaatgggtgaagaaaatagagaaacaaaattaagaaatatgaagtggatcggaggttattagaacccaacgatgcggtggagcaccgtttttaacaaaatccaacaacatcttaaaccaactgagcgttcgctcacaacttaaaggggtgaagttcacaagaagtagttgaacaagtgatTTTGGGATGTgtgattcacgttctggggttcaggtcgcaccaaaactttgaggcatggtggtgccatgagGTTTCACATTTTGGGACGGTgggtgttaaagggagcaaaggcttggtggtgaccgttcgtagtgagaaatatgatttggagatagatggacgtggacttaacagacagagtgaatgattttttttaaatttaattcagtaaaattattttcataaattaatgtatgataatgtatatgaattaaatttatttaaattttaactaattagtaattatattttattagtgacgaatttgttttcgtcactaaattttgcctttataaaaaatgaggtggagtgtagattttaaaaaagaatggggtggagtatcattcttgcaaaccttgagggggttAGTGTATTTTATTCTATAAAAAAACATGAGTAACTTAATGATACAATCATTCAATGTGTaatatttttgttattgttaagATATCCTTACGTTGGTAGTCATGAAACTTATCATCTCGGGATTGAGATTATATTAATGAGGTCTCTCTCAACAAATTTTTCTTCATGCACATTGCTCAAGAATCGAAGCATCGATTAAATGTTAATTATTCATATTTAAGTAGTTCAACTATCTACCAAATGTGCTAAGGGTCATTGGTATCCAATGTTTTAACTTGATAGTTATAAATCGCATAAAACAAATGATTCATCTTACGAGGATCTAGCTTGTCTACCACTAGACCAACACATTAACTCCAACACATTAGTTAATGGTTTGATACTGCACATGCTATAATTCATGAATTGATAATAGTCCAGGACAACAAAGTGGAATTGAAATTCATTTCATTGGGAAATTTCCATGGTATCTGAAGGCTGGATTGGTTCATTTCATATAATGGGAAATCATGTCATCATCACATTGCAGATTTGCAATCTGAACATTTTTACTATTTCTTTGTCACAGCAGGTTGTGCTTTGCTTTGATTAGAAGGCAGAAATTTTACTGTTTCATATGTGGCAGAATTTTGGTGATGTTGGTATGGATATCAAGCTGCTGACACTGATGAATTTTGACCAGTGGCAAAGAATACTTCTTATTTCATCTCAAGAAAGCTCTGTAAACTGAAACATTTCTGATGAAAATCTGGGATTTCCTTCTTGTAAGAGGTGATGGCAGAGGGATGTTAGAATGTTAATTTGCATTTCTTATTTAAATGTACTTGGACATTTGATCAGCCCAAAAATAATGAGATAACTGAAATGCTCAGACCAGATACGTAACAGACTAACAGTAGCAAACAACGAAAATGCCAAAAATTTAAGTGGAAAAATATCATGAAAAAATGCTTTCATTGAGAGTTGAACTCAAGACCTCCCGCTTACTAAACGGGTGCTCTAACCAACTGAGCTATGAAAGCAGATGCTATGTAAGTGCCAGTTTtaggtaaaaaaaataatgttaacCTACGACCGGTGGTTTTTAAAGCGCGAGGTCAGAGAAGATACTTTAGAATATACTTTTGGTATAAATAAGAATAAGAACATAAGAACATAAGAACATTAAAAAGAAGACAAAATAACATAACAAATTGGGACCCTCTTCTGATTTTCACAATGCAGAAAGCTCCCATTGGGACTTCATGCCCTAACCATTTGCACCCATGGACTTATACAGTTATATCTTTACTTTcatgataaaataaataaagatgatattcttttttttttctcaaaatatcccACAACAGGAAGTTGTAAGACTATCCCTTCAAGATTATGAGATATAAAAATGGATATTCTATTAGCTAAACAGAGCCAATTGTTATGCCGGGTAAAATGAAGTTGGATATAATTATGTttagtaaaattaatttaaaaaaatgaatttatgtTTAAGAATTGTGCATGTGTAAaagtaagttttttttaaaaaaataaaaataaatgtggTTTGGTTAGAATCAAGTAAAATCTCTTTTacaaataaaatttctaaaataaaatGAGATGATATATATAGAATAAAAATGTGAAGTTTTCAAATAGATAATATTGTAAAAGAATTTTTAACACATTTTATTCTCAAATGGAACAAACCCTAAACCTTTctaaatacattttttaattgaagttTGAAAACATACTTAAAATAAGTATCCAAATGAAAGGACACATATTGCCCTTATTTTATATGGAAAcaaaaaaaagagtgaaaaccAAATGACCTCATatatagggatggcaatgggtggAGCGGGGTGAAGAGTGCTTCCTCGCTCCCTATCCCTCTCATTTGTTCTTGTTCCCATCACCCATCCCCATGGTGATGTGGGGTTTTTCCTTAACCTCGCTCCTCATGGGGATCCTAACACAtcatcaaaattatttaaaaaatatatatttgaaaaatacataaatttatGCTATAAATCTAAAAACCAAAGATGACAACGCAACCAAATCAAATTATAAATACATAATAAAGTTCAAATAACATTAATTGAAATTCATCACATAATATATGGAGTCAACAAAATATGAAATTTGAAATGTAAGTACCAACATTCGAACAATTCATTCAAAATGTAAAGTTGAAAACTAAAATATGCCCTTAAACGttcaactcataaaaaaaagtaaaatcttCATTTGTAAGCAATCTTATTTAGGACCTTTTtataatttgatatttttttgttagccatatatataactttttttatcgaagatattattataattttatttatacatACAAGGTGGGAACCCCTCAGGATAAAAGACTGATCCCCACTTCTAGTCCCAAATTTATCTTTAGGGAttttcatcctcatcctcacaTTAAAAATTCTCTAAAACCACATGCATATAACTCTACTAGTATCCACTATCCAATGCTGCTAGTATCCAATGTCTAGATCCAGACCATCACTGCCAGACGTGCGCAGCACTTCCTATTAAAAAACTATCACGGCTGTTCTTAAGCTTCATTTCATTTAAATTGTTTTTTcccaatat
This is a stretch of genomic DNA from Lotus japonicus ecotype B-129 chromosome 1, LjGifu_v1.2. It encodes these proteins:
- the LOC130709657 gene encoding uncharacterized protein LOC130709657: MAPSSTIGGEYRQPPSDEEEQTDRTKKKVRTTSDEDSEKFQDTMMQADDEGNPNLGEIQEPKKLSYKDKVMAGEFASSPFTDQEIVDLVREELMVGGLDFEEAQKERGPFNPNPVVPISLEEYEQWCRPWKFTLVVKLLGKRIGFKWMNQRLHRLWAKEGDVKVIDLADDYFLVRFASENDYKLALFEGPWMVADHYLLVQRWRPMFKAEDDAARKIAVWIRLPKLPVELYNNTFLWRLGSMIGTMLKIDHHTTVHSRGKFARICVEIDLSCELTPNFTALGEEHRLEYEGLHSICFNCGKYGHKSECCPEILINSKVPVGNSPVFSTGPGLDPMQEEQPSRTPLPKPQPEVDKENPKGFGPWMMAKKSQKRKPLRPLNQQNSQQGNGSRFQVLEEELSTKDNSDDLHSKVDQGNLPKNNSKPNHGNQKISQKTNNRHNHPNAIGSGANRKTPPMVEKIHRKETGKAQMTPTAKTPSQQEEKPDHILTQQENDLLETVRKHQLALWEEFKARKANDEEFQGSLHTPSKEELKFVQALLLKKGVGDPNANLQISHNMDMDHEDNGSSGAEIVEEDSPQSF